In the Alkaliphilus flagellatus genome, one interval contains:
- a CDS encoding TIGR03905 family TSCPD domain-containing protein, protein MGSYTPSGVCSKKINFDVKQDKLHNVSFESGCPGNLFGISQLVEGMDIYEAIKRLQGIKCGGKSTSCPDQLSKALVAYIEENNN, encoded by the coding sequence ATGGGCAGTTATACACCTTCAGGAGTTTGTTCAAAAAAAATAAACTTCGATGTAAAACAAGACAAATTACACAATGTATCCTTTGAATCTGGATGTCCTGGTAACCTTTTCGGGATCAGTCAGTTAGTAGAAGGTATGGATATTTATGAGGCTATTAAAAGACTACAGGGTATTAAATGCGGAGGAAAGAGTACCTCCTGTCCAGATCAGTTGTCTAAAGCCTTAGTTGCATATATTGAAGAAAACAATAATTAA